The Mytilus galloprovincialis chromosome 2, xbMytGall1.hap1.1, whole genome shotgun sequence genome has a window encoding:
- the LOC143062461 gene encoding uncharacterized protein LOC143062461 yields MFKTVRLSEDFVHTLDITPVKMRITVTSGLLLFLCIIGVKSQSWRKSQRQSEWNSNSISNCPLQTHRNPESYWHVDNFGRRYLRRCPHGQAFFAHKCSCDHTPPPCDLRASDKSPRHYEQYSNGYWIEMMCADGTAFNSNTCLCSTFI; encoded by the exons ATGTTTAAAACAGTACGACTGTCTGAAGACTTTGTGCATACTTTGGATATAACGCCTGTTAAG ATGCGGATAACCGTAACTTCGGGGCTATTGTTATTTTTGTGTATTATTGGTGTTAAATCACAATCATGGAGGAAAAGTCAAAGGCAAAGTGAATGGAATTCTAATTCCATATCCA ATTGTCCACTACAAACACACAGAAATCCAGAGAGTTATTGGCATGTAGACAACTTTGGTAGACGCTATCTACGACGTTGTCCTCATGGACAAGCATTCTTCGCACATAAGTGTTCATGTGATCATACTCCACCAC ccTGTGACCTCAGAGCTTCAGACAAGAGTCCAAGACACTATGAACAATATAGCAATGGTTATTGGATTGAAATGATGTGCGCTGATGGAACTGCTTTTAACTCCAACACATGTTTATGTTCAACTTTTATCTAA
- the LOC143064963 gene encoding uncharacterized protein LOC143064963 isoform X2, producing the protein MYAQYFLGALLGLCFVNGLTAAIVPGMDAARINALMSPPGQGTPFSAKDAMGHFPGLSNTVYSSSSFPGQMPPGYVYTRRVRTSMPNIAYPTYPSYPTGSYYRRRTINNNQGGFPWMWYAMSEM; encoded by the exons ATGTATGCACAATATTTTCTTGGGGCACTGTTAGGCTTATGCTTTGTCAATGGACTGACGGCAGCTATAGTACCGGGCATGGATGCTGCACGTATAAATGCTCTAATGAGTCCACCTGGCCAAG GTACCCCTTTCTCAGCAAAAGATGCCATGGGTCATTTCCCAGGACTAAGta ATACTGTCTATTCCAGTTCAAGCTTTCCAGGCCAAATGCCCCCAG gATACGTATATACAAGAAGAGTCA gaaCAAGCATGCCTAACATCGCATACCCAACATACCCTTCATATCCAACTGGCA GTTATTACAGAAGAAGGACGATTAACAACAACCAAGGCGGGTTCCCGTGGATGTGGTATGCAATGTCAGAGATGTAA
- the LOC143064963 gene encoding uncharacterized protein LOC143064963 isoform X1, translating to MYAQYFLGALLGLCFVNGLTAAIVPGMDAARINALMSPPGQGTPFSAKDAMGHFPGLSNTVYSSSSFPGQMPPDNSVFPNFNSPGQLPPGYVYTRRVRTSMPNIAYPTYPSYPTGSYYRRRTINNNQGGFPWMWYAMSEM from the exons ATGTATGCACAATATTTTCTTGGGGCACTGTTAGGCTTATGCTTTGTCAATGGACTGACGGCAGCTATAGTACCGGGCATGGATGCTGCACGTATAAATGCTCTAATGAGTCCACCTGGCCAAG GTACCCCTTTCTCAGCAAAAGATGCCATGGGTCATTTCCCAGGACTAAGta ATACTGTCTATTCCAGTTCAAGCTTTCCAGGCCAAATGCCCCCAG atAACAGTGTCTTCCCCAACTTCAACTCTCCAGGCCAACTTCCGCCAG gATACGTATATACAAGAAGAGTCA gaaCAAGCATGCCTAACATCGCATACCCAACATACCCTTCATATCCAACTGGCA GTTATTACAGAAGAAGGACGATTAACAACAACCAAGGCGGGTTCCCGTGGATGTGGTATGCAATGTCAGAGATGTAA